The sequence GTTTGGAGTAACTCTCGGGCGTGCTGTTATCTAAACCCTTCACGTACCTCTTGAGTAGTTCGGGGACGAAGGGGGATGCTTTCTTCTTCGCGCTGCGACGGGAATATCCGTCGAATTACTTTCGATAACGATCCCTCCGACGGTATCTTTCACCCCTCGCGTCTGACAGCGACAACCCCGTCAAAGACGGTTCCGTTCCGTTCGAAATTATGTGTCACGATGTATCGAGAGTGTCTTCGGAGTGACGAAGACGATTTCCTCGTGAAAAGGTAGCAATTAACTGACAGATTGCAGTCTTCGAAACAGTCGGCGAACCCTTTTGCCAGCTACCTTCTCCAAACGAATTGAATACATCAAAAAGAATTCGAAGCTCGAACCATCGAAACTGAAGGAAGATCGAGCGCAACGTCGCTCGCCTGCCTCGCGTTTTATTCCCGCGATCTTTCACCTGTTTCCAAGACTCGCCCGGAGTGAGCGACACTCGGCGATGTAACCGAGGAACCACTTTAAGGGAGAACGATTCGAAGTTTCGAAGAAAAACGTTCCGCGCAAGGAGACGCGATATAATGCGATACTTCTGTCGAAGGGAATCTTCTCGCTGGCAGCCACGGTTCGCAGGCGGTTCGGGTTAAGCCGCGGACCGACGGTTTTAAAACCGTCTGAAAAAAAGACGGCCCCGCGGAGTGTCTCCTTTCACGCCGGATAAATCTCGCGCGCCCGACAACCTGCCCGGGAAGAGATAAGCGtccgcgagagagaaagaattcttttttcccTCCGCCTTTCTACTCTTCCGTCCGCAGCCTCGTCGCCTACGATGGACAGCGCAACTTCTCGCCTCACCCTTTGCCCCCACGGCTCGGCCCTCCGTCgtctcataaataataaatggctAAATGGGGATCCGGCGGACGGCCGGTACATTTAGTTCCATCTCAGCCGGCCGGATGTAAAGTGTTCCAGCGCGGCCCCTTCCACTTCGCGGGCCGAGACGGTTCGCGCGCATATCCCGTCCTTGGTCCTCTTCGTTTCGCCCCTAGCAAACCGTCATTCTCTCTTGCTTCGTCGCCCGTGCACCTGTTTCCGGGAAAAATCTGCCGCTTGAGAACTTTCGCGTTTCGTCGGCTGCCAGTCCGATTTTCGCGGGGAAGCTCAACCGGCAAGGGGAGTTGAACCTAGTGAAAAGATATTAACGGCAATCGGCGGATCATCGCTTAGGCGAACCagacatttattctacaataTGTATTCTATTGTTACAAAGACTCGATACACATACATTCCACCGAACGAAGAGTGAAGATTGTTAACAGCAACGGCTAAGTTAAGCGAACATGGGCAATCAGGGGTGCAACTTGCCGCGCGCGATCTCGCTGCATTTAAATTCAATACACACAGTGCGGCGTGTTAACGTTTGCAAAGCGATCCCGATAACTCCGATATCCGATCGCGGATCACGGATCGCGAATCGGGACCGGTAAACGCGAGCATAAACGcagaaaacgacagtctaaaAACGCTCGAAACGCATCGATTTCCTATCGTTGCGCCGTGCATCCGGGCGTTTACATAATTCCAACGGCCGCACGGGAGCGACGATCGTTATCCTTGTGCATCGGCGTGCGTCGCGCTaccgcgccacgccgcgtcgTTCGCTGTTCCGCGGCGTGATCGCCGTCTATCCGGGAAGTTTCTATTTGCAGTAAAAAAAACCAGATTGTTACGCGAAATCGATGCGGTCCCTCATTTTCCATCCCCAATTTCCCGCTCAAGCTTCTTCaacttcttctgcttctttttccggttcctctttctttcttctttggTTTTTTCATTCGGCCATCAACGTCGCCGATAAATCGCGAGTAACGGTAATCGCGATTCCGGCGAGTGGCCGGTTACGAAACTAGACTGTTCCTGGTTGGCTCAGTATCTGTTCAAATTCGATTTCACGGGAGTGTAATTCACTAAGATCGGGAACCTCCTGGATCTCGTTTTTCGTGGACCGTAATCCGGAATGGGCAACGCGAGGAGCGACGGGAGATCGGCGCGTCTGCTGGGCAGAATCTTCCCTCCGTTTCCGGTCTCTTGTTTGGCGGTCGCCAGACACGAGGCGAGGTACGAGAACAGGGCGACCAGCAGGTAGTAGATCAGCTCGATCGCGCTGATTAATGAACCTCCGAGAAATAAGCCGATTATGCCGCCGAAAGACACTGCAAAAGAGAACCCAAGACTCAACCGATCATCCCCTTTCATTGATATGCTAATCCGACGAGAATATGCCAAGGCTTTGGTGGGCTAATCTGATGGGAACTCGAGACGTTTCCTCTGATCGTGTTCGATCTAAACGGGAATCAGAACGGTACGTTGTCATGGTGTCGATTAATTCCTCGATGTTAGTGGCGACGGTGCCTAGTTTCTTTGGAAACATgcatattgatattaaattatagaaTCTCCAATAGATTAAAGGAACTTTAGAGTTCGCAAAAAAAAAACACTAGGAAACTTTACAATCTTTAGTCATTATACAGCTGCACTATATTTGACGAAAAACTGGGTGAAACCAGACCCAGCCGCTGTCAATGAGTCCACACAGACCCCAGTGTTCCGGTATCTCTCGCTAGAATTAATTCGTATCGGTTCGCTCTCCGCTGCTTAAACCGTACACCGGCGACACAAAAGCAAACTTTTCGCGGGTACGGCGTCCAAAGAAATGCAAATCCCTGAATCGGATTGCAGATCCCCCATCTTGAATGAACGCCTCCGTACTTCCAGCGAGAACAACGGTCCAGAGATTCGAAATTTGAATATGAATTCGGACGAAGCGGCCGAAATGATGTGTACCCAGCAATCCGGCAGCAAATTCGAGGCTTTACCCGCGCCATCTTGATGCGAAGCGGAAACGATTCATTTCGTTGCGGGTTCATTAAACGCGCGGATTGAAAAGCGGCCGGCTCGTTCGacgagaaatttattaatacgaTGACAGCTCTCGTGATTAACgcactgcggatctttatgcggaACGCGGTTTCGTTGTAATTTACAGAGACCGCGTGAAACGGGAATTTATTCCCTCTGTCGATGATTCCGACAGCTTATCATTGAGGTGAGaacgatattaaatttaattgcgcTTTGCGATTCATCCCGCATCCGTGCCCGGCGCGGAGAAAATCTCCCGATAATTACCGAGAAAGTTGAGCCGAGTGTAAACCAGATCCATCTTGTACCGGAAGTTCGTCTGGCTGGAAAAGTGTACGTCCAGAGTGATGTCCTGTGATTGATGCATCCTCACAGCAGCCAAATGGGGCGTGTAGATGTAATAATCGCAGCTCGGCGGGCAATTGCAGACCACGGCATCTTTGTCGGTCGCGTCGGTGTCACCAGTGAAGACATTATCTCTGTATAGATCTTGCGCCATATTAAAAGATTAATGAATCTTTTCTTAGATCGGTAACCTTAGACAcgattcattgaattttatacatcTTACCATTATGATCGACTAGACAGAGCAAATCTGAAACATTGCATTCACGAGTCGAAGCTGCAAACGAATAATTTTCTATCGTTAGAAATTAGGTAGATATTTGAACATTAATTTCTACCGCTTTGACTGCTGATGCTGTTTCCAATATTTCCAAAGATTCTAAATTAGTTTTCGATCTCGATAGATACATATTCGTGGACCTACTCGTGGGAAACATGAACGAAGGATTGCAGCCGCAATGTTGTATAGTGTGGTTCAGCTTGCAAAACGATATGCAAGTCTCCTGAGTGTACACATTCTCGGGCCTGTGCCTGCAAGGCGCCTTGCTCTCGTCCAAGTCGAGGACTGCCTGAGTAGCGAAGCCAGAGATGCATTCGAACGATATAGTGGTCAGCGACTTCATTGGGATCACTCGGCCATTGTTGGGCCACACTCTCGGATCGTCCAACATGAATAAAATGCCGTCCGTCTCCTCTGCAAAAGTTTCGAAGATATCCGTCGATACTTTGGCAACTAGTATCAATTCGAAACGAGCTAAGATGATCATTTAAAGTCTCCTCAATCTCCGCGATATATTTCGGCATGATACAAGAAAACTTCTCTTTAACCTGACAATACGCAAAAGAAACTCATCATTGAACCAACTATCTCTTCGCTCTCGAGGACTAGTAAAAGTAACTCGCGCGACTACACCGAGCGTATTTCGACTGTAACGAGCTTCTCGGTAGCTGCAGAAAAACTGATTTGCGAATTGGGCCGCAAAGTTATCGAAGCAGCCGAGCGTCGGTGCGGTCGGGAGGGGAAAGAATTCCTCGTAAATTGTAAAATCGATTGGCTAACGGAATCTTGCGCGCTGTAAGCCGGGCGCGGCATTGAAATACGCTCGAAAGAACTCGCGTGTCGTGGACTCTACGACGGGTCGCGACGGGCTGGCAGTTTCGAGGCAGGCCCGAGTCCCGATCACTCGAATTTCCCGGCGACGAGGCAGTTAAATTACTTGGAATTTGCTGCGGCCGGTCACGTGATCCCAGAGTTACCACTTTGATGACTGAATGCCCATTGAGCCGGGCAAGTATGGCCGTCGTTTCCGTCGAACTCCCGTAAAACTTGCTCCGCCGCACGACGATTTCGCGTCCGCCCCGGAGATCGTCGAGTTCTACCGCGGTTCCGCTCCACGCTCGACCCCTTCTAACTTACGATTCCGCCGGCGAGAAACTCGCGTCGACCTTTTTCCCTTTTACACCGCGCGAAAAATCCACGGGGCTGCTTTCGGACTCCGATATCGCGGAAACTCGATTCTACCCGCGATTTTACGATTTGACAGGTCCTCGAAGCTTTTCGGCATTGTTCACCTTTGTCGCCGAGTTTCAACGACTCCGCCGTAGCGAATCTCTATTCGGGATTATACGAGATATCGCGGGGCGAGTGCGCTTTGTGGGACTTTGCGTCGAGTGCGCCGACAAGGGGCTGTTCACTGTTCAATTGCCAGGAGTTTTAACGTGACACGTGTCGGAGATCGGAAGTTATTGGGGTATTCGATACTTTGATCTTGGTAAGATTTTTTCCGCGTCGTTATTCCATCTCCGTCAGCCCAGGAAATTTGTCTGATGTATCGCAAAACTTGCTCGACGTCACATTTAATTAGGACGTTTCCGTCGCGTCACGGATAACGAGACACGTAAAATTATGCGAAAGGCGGAAAGGGCGGAGTGGAGTGGGAGAAAAGTACACGCGGCAGAAGGGCGCGTTATTTACAGCCGGCTAAATCTGCGTGGAACAACGTCGCTACCTCGGAACGCCATTCGTCCGCACAATACGGTTCGTTTATCAACGTAGCTAGTCCCGTGTCGCTGGGAATTTTTCAAGAACCACGGATAACCACCAAGATGCTCGCCGAGAGTCACTTTGCAGGGTTGCGGACATAAAATTAAATGGCGCCGCGGCACCGTGGAGAATATTATGCGCCGAACAGCTCGCCACCGGGTACAGCGGAGTTTCATTCGTCCGGGGAATATGAATTTTGATGAATTTCTTATCAGCGTGTAATTGACACACTTTCGGGCAGCGTTACGATCTCGAGATAGGGGCTGCGCGGACTATTCCGTCGCCAGGAACCAAGTAAAGTACTGGGATAAGTTTTTGCTTTATTGGAATTCTTCGTCGAgtgatgaattaattaaatgtttgaaCTTGGTTGATTAGAAATTTACGATTAATGCCGGAAACTTACAAATGGAGATTTCAGCTTCATGCAAAACTTTTCTTCGCTACTCGATGCGAATTCTTTCCCTAATTGCTACTTTCCAATTTCAACTATTTGCCACAAACGATTATAtgacagtataaaacgatacagcactctctctctctatctctctctctcagaTATAGCAATGAAATATCAGTAAATCTTCCCGGAACTCAAGGAACCAGACCGTACACGGCAATTCATAAACCGCGATCGGTGCAACTGTCGCAAGAACACGGAAACACGTCCGTGGATGAAGTTCCAGATGCAAGGATACTCACGCGAATCCGGAGGCTTGGTCACGTTCCCCATCCGGGCGGTGACCCTGAGGCCGCTCCAGGCGCCGTAGCTGGTCGCCCTGCGGGGACGCTGCTCTCGGTACCCATGGTACTTCCGGCGGTTCACCGTCTCGGTCGATTGCGAGTTGAAGGAGTAACAGAATCCGTACTCGGTCTTCTGCAGCTCGAATATCTCGCAACAGTCCCGTACGGAGTTTCGCCACCAGCACTGGGCAAAAAGCTGCTCGCAGCTCGGCACCACCCGCAACAACGCATCGGTCACGTTTAAACCTGCGATACGAAAAGCAAAGAGACCGAAAAAGCCATCAACTTAGAAAACAAAACTGTCATTCCGCGGGCTTTCAGTGTAATTAGCCTTTTTTGGTCTTAATTGGCCTACAAGATGAGCGACACTTTCCCACCTGTTCACTTTCGACAGAGCGATTTTCTTTTGTATCTGTTCTCGTCGAAAGCATTGGACTTACTAAACTTCTCAGTTTGTAGCACTGAGAAACATAAAAGCTTGATCAGTCAGTTGAATAGCAGAGAACGATACATCTGGCAAACACCACGAAAGGATGCGCTTGAACCTGGTTATGGAAATGCCACTCCCGCCGCGTATTCCTCGGAGATTTTCATTATTCGACCGGTTCCCGGCTCGGCCGCTGTTCCGTCTAGTTTTTCAATCGCGCTGCATTTCTGCGAACTCGGGCGAAACTAGGAAAGCGACGATCGGGAAATTTTAATTCGACCGTCCCACGGGAAAGCGAGCGCGGTCGACGATATCCTCGCGGCGCTGATGTCGTCGTTGAAAAACGTTTAATAAGGAGGACACCGTCGTAGCCTGGGCTCGGGTTCCATGCAAATGCGCCAGCATAAATAAAACCAATCCTCTAGAAAAGCCACCGCCCACTTTTTTCCCCGACACCGTAACATTTAGCGGGACCCTCTTCATTTCGCTGAATTACGGGGCCGCCGAGGAATCGTTAAGCTCGGAAGTTTCGCGGCGACTGGTCGCTACACGGCCGGACTCGCGTCGCACGCAAGCGTTGGTTCTTTGCGAGGGAATCTACTTCGCGATGAATTGCTCCAGGTAATCTGATAGTCGATCAAAAGTTTCCGATGGCGATGAAACGGAACGACGTTTCTGGCGTGATGCTGGCTCAATCGGTACGCTGTTCTTGGGATTTATTCCGCGTCTGcttttcgatttatttattgGATAATCGAATTATAGTGGCTAGAGTTTAGAAACACGAATCGGCGGATGGAAACAGACACCTACCGTTCAGTCCATCCAGTCGACGATACTTGAGAAAGTTGAGCAGATGAAAATCACCGAAACTAAGGACGGACAGTTTAACCATGAGATCCCGGAAGGTCTTCAGCGTCTGCGGCTGCGTGTTGTTCGGAAAAATCTGCTTCTCCAGCTCCAGAAGCTTATCCCAATCGACGCGATCGTTTGGACACAGGGTGACGCTCGGGAACGGGACGTGCGATATCCTGTGATGCATCGATTCGATGCCAATGGACGTTGGCACTTCCTGAAACCGAATCGACGCGCGCGGCgcaccgcaccgcgccgcgccacgcgtTAGCCTCGGCCCCGAATAACCGGATTTCGATCCTTGAATATTCAGATTTGCCATTATTCGCCGGACTGAACCGGTCGACCGACAGCtaaatgaatattctaaataaataattggccGCGCGGGCCCGTAATTGAATAACAAATCGTGTTTGCTGCGTGGAAACGTGTCCGGTACGCGGCACCACTGCCGCGCAAACCGGCTTTTTAAACTTTCACGGAATACCCGACGATACGTCAATTAACGGGACGTCGAGACACTGGATCGCGGCCCGCTAATGAATCACCGCGATTGATCTGTCCGACCGCGTTTGCTTTTTTTGCTATTCACGAACTTTCGTCGCCCGGTCGCGCACACGAATATTTTCGAGCTTGACGATGCGTCTATGCGCGTCACTCTTGTCCAATCGAAAATTAATCATCGAGGCTTTCTAACGTATCGATTTTCTTAGGTTCCTCTGCATTTCATGTAGTAACACAGTTACGTTCTCTAGCAACTAGAAGACTTTAACAACGCTTGGAAGTAATATCAAAAAGCAATATAAAAGCAACTCCATGAAATTTTACCAGCTATTACCCTACAAGTAATATAACCTCCGCAGACAATTGTCAATGAAAGTTCTTCGTACAATTTGAATGTACCAAAGAAAATTACCTGAACTTGGCAAATGAGGTACAAAATAGACCACACCGCGACGACAGCGTGCCCAACGAATATGGCCATCCACAGGAGTCTCTCGATCACGTGCAATTCCGGATCGACGAGGTACCTGAGCCCGTGTAGAGTAGAGTTCGCGCAATAGTGTCGCGCGACGCCTAGCAGGGTCACCAGTCGCTTGATCCTTCGATTCCTCCTGAGATTCGGTTTGATCCAGGCTAGCATCTTTCCACTGGCGCCTTTCAGAGGCATCGCGCCGATCCTTTGCCGAAGACGGCGCGTCCCTGGACCTCTATTTTTCCCTTTGTCATTCAAATTCCCGGGGCCGAGCCCGCTTTGTTAAATTTCACGGATTCCCTTTCGGTCCGGCCCACTCGTCCGATAAGTTCTTTGTTCCCTGTAGTTGACGGGTCGTCTCCCTTTTTCTGCGAATTCGTTGGATAATTATTATCGAACTTCTGTCTTTTGACACGCCCCCCCCCCTCGTCGCCGAGAAACACACCCGTCGCTGGGATATTCCTCGTTCATTCCATTTATCCCGGACTCGGCTGAAACACAGCAAGTATTCGTGACCGGAATCCGGCGTGGGCCACCGATGAGGACAAATATTGGATTCGTGGGAACTTCATAGCAGTTCGAATAAAGTGGCTGGGGCGGATTGCGGGGTGGGACGGGGCTAGGTTCGCTTCGTCACATTCCGTATATTGCGTAGACGTTTCTGAAAACTGAGCACCGTTTGCATCTTTCCGGTTACCCTTCGTTTCGCTCGGTGACcttcttttatttctacaaTTTCATGGCGCGTTGCACTCGGGAATTCAGCAGGTGCATTAAATTTCGACTATTTCTACTATTTAATTCGCATACTACTCGCGATTAAGGTAATCTTAGATACAACGTCACACggattctttcttctttttctttctcttcattACTTAGATTTGTTCGTCCTGTTTTCTGTTGCCAAGCAACGAGGCTCGCCATGAAACATACAACCGTAGGAAACGCGACAAAGGACTATGAAATACGCGCAGCGTTTAGCCGTCGAGCCGATGACCGGCATGCGACACCCTTCAAACAGCAATCCGCAGCGAGACCCGCCGGTAAACACGGTGCCCCATCGCGACAACTCAAATCGAATCAGTTTTCAGCCCTGGGCTCGCGTACGACCGTACGTCCATGGGTTGAAACGTCCCGTCGATGTTTTACGTTTCATCGATCGGTCGAGGGCCTCGAATTACGAAGCGATTACCCCGATTTTATCGGGCACGCTCTCGTCAACCGGCCGACCGATTAATCCTCCGGTCTCGGCACGTTAATTCGTTCGAAACGTTGCGGGCTCGAGGGGAGAATGAAAAAAATCAATGTTCGCCGGACAACGCGGCGAAAAGCCGACGAGTTGTGGAATTAGCGGGTTGTCGTGGCGTAGAGAAGGAAGATGGCTGACACATTGATCCCAACTCGAAAGAACGAGTTAAATTTGCGAGTGCAGGTGTTAAAGCGTTGAGCAGAATTGCGAGGCAATGCAGTTTTTTCTGAATCAGAGGAACCAGGCCTAGCTCGCGCAACGGAACATAGGAAATAGCGAGCCTCGGCCGTGTCGCGGCTGTGTCGCCGCGGTTACGGGTATTAGTATGCAGACGCGGGCTGGCTCACTTGCCTCGGGCTTGTTATTGATGATGAACGTGCCGCCCGTTAACACTCCAGCCGACGGAAACGGAGACGGGTGCAAGGATGCGTTTATTCCGCGCCGTGAACCCGTCTTCAACGTACGACCCGCGCGCTCCGTCCCCTAATAGCCGCCCCTTCTTTGCA comes from Nomia melanderi isolate GNS246 chromosome 7, iyNomMela1, whole genome shotgun sequence and encodes:
- the LOC116425065 gene encoding pickpocket protein 19-like — encoded protein: MPLKGASGKMLAWIKPNLRRNRRIKRLVTLLGVARHYCANSTLHGLRYLVDPELHVIERLLWMAIFVGHAVVAVWSILYLICQVQGNSWISHVPFPSVTLCPNDRVDWDKLLELEKQIFPNNTQPQTLKTFRDLMVKLSVLSFGDFHLLNFLKYRRLDGLNGLNVTDALLRVVPSCEQLFAQCWWRNSVRDCCEIFELQKTEYGFCYSFNSQSTETVNRRKYHGYREQRPRRATSYGAWSGLRVTARMGNVTKPPDSQETDGILFMLDDPRVWPNNGRVIPMKSLTTISFECISGFATQAVLDLDESKAPCRHRPENVYTQETCISFCKLNHTIQHCGCNPSFMFPTTSTRECNVSDLLCLVDHNDLYRDNVFTGDTDATDKDAVVCNCPPSCDYYIYTPHLAAVRMHQSQDITLDVHFSSQTNFRYKMDLVYTRLNFLVSFGGIIGLFLGGSLISAIELIYYLLVALFSYLASCLATAKQETGNGGKILPSRRADLPSLLALPIPDYGPRKTRSRRFPILVNYTPVKSNLNRY